A section of the Agarivorans litoreus genome encodes:
- a CDS encoding fumarate reductase subunit C, whose amino-acid sequence MSKRKPYERKMGATWWLKNTFHTKYIIREGSSLVIAIYSFVLLFGLFRLSQGAEAFNGWLAAMSQPGWVVFHILSLAWTLYHSITWFSLAPKAANIWLGQKRVPDSWIVSGMYGALAVISLAGLILVLI is encoded by the coding sequence ATGAGCAAACGTAAACCTTATGAAAGAAAAATGGGTGCAACGTGGTGGCTAAAAAACACGTTTCATACCAAATACATCATCCGTGAAGGCTCAAGCCTAGTGATTGCTATTTACAGCTTTGTATTGCTGTTTGGGTTATTTCGTTTAAGCCAAGGGGCCGAGGCCTTTAACGGTTGGCTAGCTGCAATGAGCCAACCAGGCTGGGTAGTATTTCACATACTTAGCCTTGCCTGGACGCTTTACCACAGTATTACCTGGTTTAGCTTAGCCCCTAAAGCCGCCAACATTTGGCTAGGCCAAAAGCGCGTACCCGACAGCTGGATAGTGAGTGGGATGTACGGCGCTTTGGCGGTGATTAGCTTAGCCGGCTTAATCTTGGTTTTGATTTAG
- the frdD gene encoding fumarate reductase subunit FrdD: protein MKRSNEPVFWGMFGAGGMVAALFTPIAILITGLLVPMGIIPGEQFSYERLLAFSQHWLGAAVIWVVISLPLWLCMHRLYHTLHDFGIHAGNLVKALFYGVAFAGSIACATLLLLGLV from the coding sequence ATGAAACGTTCTAATGAACCGGTATTTTGGGGAATGTTTGGCGCGGGCGGCATGGTTGCAGCCTTGTTCACACCAATTGCTATTTTAATCACTGGCTTACTGGTGCCAATGGGCATTATTCCCGGCGAGCAATTCTCTTATGAGCGGCTGTTGGCCTTTTCTCAACATTGGTTAGGTGCCGCGGTAATTTGGGTAGTGATTAGCTTACCACTTTGGCTGTGCATGCATCGCCTTTACCATACCCTACATGACTTCGGCATTCACGCTGGCAACTTAGTAAAAGCATTGTTCTATGGCGTAGCCTTCGCTGGCTCAATCGCCTGTGCAACATTGCTGTTACTGGGCTTAGTATAA